One Candidatus Regiella endosymbiont of Tuberolachnus salignus genomic window, TACCCCCTCATCATCTTGGCAGAGTACATCAACGATGCTTTGCTTTTTAGCGGCGATATCGGGGTCTTGTATCGTACTTAAAAAAGTAACAGAGGTTATCTGTTTGCTACCGGAAAACCCTAAAATATCATTTAAGAAATGCATAAGAATATCTTTGTTCTTTTCGGTGCCGAAAATTTTTCGGAAGGCTACATCATTCTTGGGGTCAAGGTATTTGGATAACATAGTTAAATTTCTCCTAAAGTGCACCCGCGTTCTATCATATTGAAGATGATTGGGCTTAGCGAATGAAAGGGACTTCCCCTAAATTAAGGTTACTGTCCGCACTTTTGTGCCATTATGGGGAAGATAACCAAAATTCGAATATAGGGGAAGACTATGATTATTACAACCGTTGGGATAGACCTTGCTAAAAATGTCTTTGCTGTTCATGGTGTTGATAAAAATGGTATTCCTGTTCTCGTTAAGCCTAAAGTGCCTCGAACCGCATTGCCAGAGCTAATTGCTAATTTACCTCCTTGCACGATCGGCATGGAGGCCTGTTCCGGCGCACATTACTGGGCAAGATTATTCACGCGGTATGGTCATAACGTCCGACTCATGGCGCCTAAATTTGTTTCTCCTTATCGCTTAGCAGGTAAAGCCGGGAAGAATGATGCGGCGGATGCGCTGGCGATTTGTGAAGCGGTTCGTCGGCCACATATGCGTTTTGTTCCTGTTAAAGATGAAGAACAACAGTCAATGCAATGCTTGCACCGTACCCGACAGGGATTTATTGAAGAGCGGACTGCATCTTATAACCGTCTTCGTGGATTAGTCTCTGAATTTGGTTTCATTGCACCACAACGTACGGAATCGTTACGCCGCCTGGTTGCAGAGCACAGGGAAAACCTACCAGGATGGGTCCGGCAGTGCATCGATACTCTGCTAGAACATATTGATGCCATCGAGTTGAAAATTGCTGAGTATGATCGCATCCTGGCAACAATCGCTAAGCAGGATAGCCGCAGCCAAAATCTGATGAAACTCAAAGGGGTGGGTCCAACAACGGCGAGTGCGCTGGTTGCTAGTATTGGCACTGCTCATGATTTTAAAAATGGGCGTCAGTTGGCAGCTTGGCTCGGTTTAACACCGTCACAGTACAGTAGTGGGGGAAAATCCAGACTGGGAAAAATCACCAAAGCGGGTGATGCCTACTTACGCACCTTGCTTGTCCAAGGAGCACGTTCTGTCATGATTGGTGTGGAGAAGAAACAAGATCCTTTCAGTCAGTGGGTGAGTTCGCTGATCAACCGCCGAGGTTACTGGCGTACTGCTGTGGCAATCGCAGCCAAAAATGCCCGTTTATGTTGGGCGTCCCTGTTTTATGGTGATGACTTCAGGTTCTACAATAAGTAATTTAATTGACGCAGTAAAAATATCTTATCTGAACTGTCAGCGTTGATGTAAAAGGGTTAGACCCCCGTGAGGCATTTCTGTAAAAGTACTGGATATTATTATCCGTTTAGCGAACGAGAATCTCACGAGCGTCTTTCATCAGGGTCCGAATCGATAATGATTCATCATGGCCGTTTATAGTACCGCAGTCTTATCCCTTTAACTTCAGTGATAGATAGCCAGACAGAATAAAAAACCGGTGTTGACT contains:
- a CDS encoding IS110 family transposase; the protein is MIITTVGIDLAKNVFAVHGVDKNGIPVLVKPKVPRTALPELIANLPPCTIGMEACSGAHYWARLFTRYGHNVRLMAPKFVSPYRLAGKAGKNDAADALAICEAVRRPHMRFVPVKDEEQQSMQCLHRTRQGFIEERTASYNRLRGLVSEFGFIAPQRTESLRRLVAEHRENLPGWVRQCIDTLLEHIDAIELKIAEYDRILATIAKQDSRSQNLMKLKGVGPTTASALVASIGTAHDFKNGRQLAAWLGLTPSQYSSGGKSRLGKITKAGDAYLRTLLVQGARSVMIGVEKKQDPFSQWVSSLINRRGYWRTAVAIAAKNARLCWASLFYGDDFRFYNK